The region CATGCAACGGATGTTCAGGATTCAACGATTCCACAGAAAGCACGGTAAACTTTGAAACAGACACCCCCAAGTATGCCAAAACCAAGCGTCACTATATGTGGACGCAGCAATGAACAATTCCCCTATGACAACTAGCATGGGGAGACATTATTTGTAAAGCATAAAAGAAGGTCCATTCAAATGGAGAAGCCGAACGATATTAAAAGAGACTCCATATCAGTGAATTACTTTTTGAATACTGCTGCGTACAGCGGTCTCTTCTCCCTTCTTTCGGTTATTCTCACCGGCCAAGTTTCTGCGGCGTCATCGCTATATGTTGGGCTGGCGCTCGGAATTTTATCTCTTTTTTCTAGAGGCAGTACTGTTTTTATAGGTAGCCTGATTGAGCGTTTCTCAACGGTATCCCTCACCGAGGCCGGTTTCGGATTCATGGTTTTTTCACTTTTGCTGCTACAACCGGCAATGGGTGGTTTTATCGGCTTCCTTTTTGCGGATTTGGCTTTGCTGGGACTCGGTCTTTCATTGGTTAATTTTGCCCTACGAGGGCATATCATCGCTACAGTAAAGGATAAAAAAATTCAGGCTTCTTTGTTTGCTTTAGTGACTATGGCAGCCAATCTTGGATCCGCGATTGGACCTCTGGGCTCGAATTACATATATAAAGCTTTCGGACAAACGCTCTTTATTGCAATCATCGTCGGACTCTATGCTTTTTCTGCTTTACTAGCTCCAATAGCGCTGACTCATCATGTCTTCATACGCAATGAGAAAAGCGGCGAGGAAAACACTTCCTCCATCGTGAAGACCATTACAGACTCGCTGAAAAGTCCCGGTACGGTTCTTGCCATCCTGGCGGTGTTCGTGGGCAGTATAATGAATGGTCAGCTTTTTGCCGGAATGGCATTGGAATTCCACTCGTTATCCGATAGTCCAGTCATAAGAGGATTGTTCTATTCCATTGATGCCATATCGGTCATAGCACTGCAAATGCCGGTAAGTAAGATCATCTCGCGCAATATGACCAAAGAACATAATGCCACCTCATTCATAGTCAAAAGCCTGGGGATTTATGGAATTTCCTTCGCACTATTCGCCTGCGGAGTCTCGTCGTACTGGTGGATATGCATCATTTCCTTGGTTGTGTTCTCCATTGCAGAATGCATCTATGCGCCATTAATCAATATTGCTCTGGTAGAGGCACAGCCAGATAAGCCTTTGGTGGACATTCTGAACTATCGGCTGATAATTGCAGCCATTGGTGAATCGGCAGGCTCATTCCTTGGCGGTTGGATCGTTCCGGCACTACGTCCTGCAGGATTGACGGCTTGGTATTGGTGTGCACTGGCGTTAGTGGGAATAATGCCTGCAGTCGTCACTAATCAAATTAGAAAACGTGGACAAAGAATCATTCGTCATTGAAAGAAAAAGTCTTGGTGAGTACACCGGAAGGGGAATGACATGAAAGTATTATTGCTGCAACAGCCCAAATCTTTCTCAAATTATCCTAAATGGATTGAGGAAATCCAAGAACGTTTCGATTGTTTAGAAGTTATGGTCTTCACCTCGAACGATCGAGCCGCACACCATAGTTGGCCGAGCTCCGTCATCAAGGAAATCGAGGTTTCCGATTATTCCTCTGATAGCGCTACCGCAAAATTCTTTGATATTGTCAGGAAATTTAAACCAGATAGGATAGTTTCCAGCTCAGAGGAAGACGTACTGAGGGTTGCAGAGGCGAGAAGTTTATTTGGAATTCCCGGTTTACAGCATGAACTGGCGTTAAGCTGTCGAGATAAAGTCACGATGAAACAATCGGCCCTTGATGCCGGATTAAAGATTATTCCCTATACCACCTGCCAAGGCTTTGGAGATATTATTTCGGCGTTCGATCGTTGGGAGACGGTTGTTCTCAAACCTCGATGGGGCGCAGGGTCTGCAGGCATTACGATATTGCATTCGAAAGATGACCTGCCTGCTTTAGCTACCAAGCCGGAATTCATACGAAACGTGCATTCAAACCAGTATTACTTAGAGGAATATTGTTCCGGTTCCGTCTACCATGTGGATGTAGTCTATATCAATTCCGGTTCGATTCTGATCTCACCATCACGGTACCTTGTCCCGCCACTGGATTTCGAGAAACAAAACACCGGTTCCGTGATGTTGGATGAGAACGGTGCCGACTATTCCGAGCTGCTCCGACTGACAAAGCAATTAATTGCATCTTTCAACGATCAGACGATTCCGAATGTGATGCATATCGAATTCTATAAGAATGAAACCGGTGATTTCGTATTCGGGGAAATGGCGGCACGCAGAGGAGGCGGTCTCATCAAGCAGGAGCTGGCAGCCGCCTATGACATAGACCAAAGCAAGGCCAACTTCCTATTGGAACTTGGTCTTGTCGATGCGGATGCGAATATTACGCGATCATCTCAGTATGGCATACTGCTGGAAACCGCTGGATTGAACTGGCCAAAGGAAAAAGAAATCCCGGATTGGGCGGTTTTGGAATCTGTGGGCAAGAAAAAAGGTATCGCTCATAACTCTGTTGATTCTGACAGGAAATTTCTTATTTCCGGCAAGAATGAATCTGAGATTATTCAACGTTCTAATTATCTTATAAATAGTCAATATAATGAGTAAAATTAACTTTTTACAGAGGGACAATTGTAACTAATTCTGCAGCAGGTTCTATATATGACGAATTATTATGTAGAATTGGTAATTCTACTGAATCTAGACTCTTCCGTAAAATAATGATACTAGTATCGCTAGGGATGTTGGGAGCCAGCATTGGCGTCTATACGGGAAGCGCAGCAGGTAGTCTGACTGCATCAAAATGGTCGACATCTCAAGAAACCAGCATGTCTCTTTCAGCAAACTTTTCAGGCACTACCACAATAGAAGATAAGCAAAATGAGGGTGGCCGTCAGGTCACCCCCGAACGTATGCGGAACACACATAAAATCAGCGGCATGCATCCCAGAGGGGCGCGGGAAACAGCAGATTCTCCATTTCGGACCATTCCTCACACAAGTCCACTTCCGGTTCGCGCAGCCACCACAGCTGAATGCCATCCATGATTTCCATGGCTTTGCGCACCACTGGCCGCATGCTGCCGGCCCATGCGCCCAATTGCGGCGGAACCACCCACGGGTATTTCGAGTAGTGTTCCCAGATGTCCTCCATGCGTCCCATGAATTCGTCATGCAATGGGTGATCCGGGTTCAGGGATTCCACCGACAGCACGGTGAACAGCTGCACCATCATGCGGCGGCGCGAGTTGTGTTTCACCAGGTAGCGCAGATACGCGGGAAAATGCGGCGCGGACGGGTCGCTGCCCGGCATGCCCGAAGAGAAGAAGTCCTCCGGCGTGCCGGTCTGCCCGTAGTATTCGTCATATACCAGCGCCAGCATTTTGTCTTTGTTGTCGACGTATCGCAACACGCCTTGTTTGGAGATGCCGACCCTGTCGGCCACGTCTTGGATGGAAATGCCATTGAATCCACGCTCACTGATCAGCTGAACAGCCGCATCCAGCACTTCCGCTCGACGCTCCTGCGGTGATTTTCGGATACGTTTCGAAGTCTCTTCCTCTGCCATGATTCCGAGTCTAATGCACCTTGCGTCGATTGCCGTTGATTGACTGCCTATGGCACGTCATCGTGAGAGGTATCCGCCCGAATCCATCCATGACGCCATACGCGAGTCAGATCCCACGCCTCAAGATTGCCGCCGTTGCGAGGATCCCGCGGCGGTTTCCCTTCGCCACTACCCGGTTTCGCGGAGCGCGCAAGCTGGTAGCTCCAATAGATCTGCCCCGCCGACACGTCCCATGCCGCGCGTTGCAATCGTGACACTTGGCGGTATGCAGCCGATCGGTTTTGGCTGTGTAGGGCCCACTGATTCTCCACGCACCACTCGCCCACCAGCACGGGAATACGACGGGCCGCCGAACGGATGGCGATGCCACTCGCGCCCACCAGCATCCGGTACAGCCATGGCAGTCGCCGCGATCGCAGGTACAGCCGGCGTGCCGGTCCCGAAAACAGCGGATCCTCCATCGCGATGAGATACTGATGGGTGTCGAGCATGACGTTGCGCATGCCAGCACGACGGAACCAACCACCCCAGCGGAGCAGTCGGAAACCGTCATGGAATACGATCACGGTTTCCGGACGTAGCACGGCGCGCAACCGGGCGTAAGCGTCGCGGTAGAAGCGCTTCAGAAAACGCAGTGAGACATACGTGCTACCGGAAGCCTCATGAGAGTCTTTCGCCGTGTTCGACGTGCTATGGAACACTGACCAGCTCACTGGTTCGTTGAGTACTTCGATGCCGTGCAGGGCCGGTTCGTCGCGGTATCGGCGAGCCAATCGCTCCAGCACGTTCAGCGTGTACTCCACCAAGTCCGTATTCTGCGCCCATTTGCACACACCCGTCAGACCGCCGTTGTCGAAACCATTCTGCGAGCCGGGCACGGTATGCAGGTCGATCATGATCTTCAGTCCCGTCTCCCGCGCCCAACGGAACGCGCGGTCGAGGTACGTGATGCAGCCCGGATGCCCGGGCCAGTCGCCGAAGATGAAATACGGTATGGGAATGCGTACGAGGTTGATTCCGTGGTCGGCGATGATACGAAAATCCTCCAAGGTGATGTAGGTTTCGCGGTGCCGGCGCAGTTCCTCGGCTAGATTCCGTTCGGACCAGAGGGATACGTGCGTGCGGTGCATCCAGATTTCATCGTCTTCGGCGCTGCGGGTGAACGGTTTCGGATCCATCCATTTCTCCAGCACCAGCCAGTTGCCGAGGTTCACGCCGTCGATTCGCTCGTCGATGCCTAGCACCATGCGTCTCACCGCCCTTACGTTCGGGGGTTGCCCGACTTTTCGTTTCCGCCCATCACAACCCATGGCAAAACCCATTCGGCCCAATGGGCCAAGGAACCGCGCGTCATTCGCAACGTTCCTTGGTCCATTGTATGCGCCCCGCGAGCGGCCACGCGGCCGCTCGGAATCGGATCACAGCCGGATCAGGGTCGTTGAATGATCGTGGTGGCCGGCCGGGCGGGATCAGTCGACGGGCTTCGTCTCGTCCGCCTCGTAGTCGAAGAAGTCGAAGTCGGCGGTCTTCTCGTGCAGAGCGGCGTCGGTGACGGCGATGCCGACCATAGTGCCGGTGAATTCGCCGTACTTGCAGTATTCGTCAGAGAAGGTGGTAGTGTCGAAATCCGGGCCAATCTTGGTCCAGTTCTCGCCATCATAACCCCACTCGAACCAAGTACGACGACCTTCGATATTCAAACGGAAATAGATCGGCTTGTCTTCCACAGCAACGCGAGTGTCAAGCATTTCCGTCTTTTCACCGTTTTCGAGACGCACAATCGAAATCGCGCTGCCGCCAAGCGTCTGTGAATAATACTTGCGCAGGAAAATATTATTCATGTTGTCGTAGTAGATGGTCAAGCCAGCGCTGTGCTGGTAGACTTCCGGCTCGAACTCCATCTTCGTGGTGACGGTGGCGTACACGCTGGTGAGTTTGCGTGCGATCAGGCTCGTGCGGTTGAGCGATGCCAACGATTCCTCGCCGCGGATGCGCAGCCAACCGGGGCGTTCCGTCACGTTGGCGAAGGTGGTCGGCATCTGCCGCGGCGAATAATACCAGTTGCCGATCGCGCCGCCGTCGAAGTCGTCGTGCCCGGGAATCTCCGGCATCGGCGCATCCGGCAGATCCGGCTCTTCGACTTCGAGTTTGGCCAGATTGGAGCCGTCCGCCATGCGCAGCCAGCCGTCATTCGTCCATGTCATCTTCTGAATGGCGGTTTCACGGCCAAGCGTACAACGTAATTCCGGCACAAACGGACGGCTGGTCAGGTGCACAAGATATGTCTCGCCGTTCGGCAGATCCACGTAGGAGCCGTGCCCGGACTTCTGCAGCACGGAATCCGGGTTGAAATAGCGCGGCTTCAAATGATCGTCATCAGCACGCTCGTTTGACTCCTTCGGCTGCGAAGTGACGAGCGGACCATTCGGATCCGGCTCATACGGACCCCACACATTGCGGGAACGGCCCATGGTCACGGCATGGTTGTAGCCAGTGCCACCCTCGGCGCACATAATGTAATACCAGCCGTCACGCTTGGTCAGATGCGGAGCCTCAATGCAGCCACGATCAGTAGCGCCACGCCATATACGCTTCGGATAGCCAACCACATGCTTGGTTTCCGGATCATATTCCACACAGCAGATCACGCCCGGCTTCTCATAGCCTTCACGGGTCTCCCACTCCAAGCTGACGATGTACTTCTTGCCATTGTCATCATGTAAAATGGACGCGTCGAAACCAGAAGATGTCAGATATACCGGCTCGCTCCACGGACCTTCAATGCTCTTTGACTTAATCAGATAATTATTCACGTCGAAATAGCGTGCATTCATGGAGTTCATAACGCCGTAAATCACGTAAAACATGTCCTCTTCCTCACAATACGTGAGACATGGAGCCCAAATGCCCTTAGCGCTCGGCAGCTTGGTGAGGTTCGGCTTCGTATCATCAGTAAGCACGTGGGTGAGCAGCTCCCAATGCTTCATATCCTTCGAATGGTAAATCGGAATACCCGGGAACCATTCGAATGTAGAGACAGCAACATAGTAGTCGTCGCCTTTACGGCAGATGGCCGGATCAGGATTGAAGCCTTTGAAGATCGGATTATGCAGCATTGTCGTTCCTTAATGTTCTTGATATCACGCGTTGCTTTGTACGATTCTTGCGTCCGACGGAATCACTTTTGGACGGGGAACCAGTTTTGGGCGATGCAGCGTCCAAGGTCCCATGCGTCCCAGCCGATCCAGCCGGGAGTGTTGACAGTGTCAGTGAGCAGCTTGTAGTTCCAGTAGTAGAAGCCGCTGCCCTTGCTCCATGCGGCGAGCTGGGATTCGGCTAGGCCCCGGTACAGCGAGCGCTTCTGTTCGGCGGTCAGGGTTTCGACCTGAGCCCCTTCCTCGCCGTTGAGCACGCTTTGGCCGCCGTGGGTGTCCACACCGCAGCCGACGGAGTTGAACAGGCACCACTCCCCCACAATCACCGGGAAGTATTCGCTCATCTCGGCGATCATCGGCGCATAGGTATTCCTCACGAAGTCGTCGTAGCCCTCCGCTGTCTGCGGGCAACCCATCGTTTCGGCGGTCATGAGGTATTGGTGGGTATCGAGGACCACGTTCTTAAACTCGGGCGCGAGCTTGCCGTCGGGGCCGCGCATGAAGTCCTTCCACTGTTCGATGTCGAAACCGTCGTGGAACACCACGACTTTGTCGGTCGGCAACGCGCCCTTGTCAGCGTCGCGCAGACGGTGGTAGGCGGTGATGTAGAAGTTCTTGAGCCAGTCGAATGCGATCGGGCCGGTGCCTTCGGCGAGTTCCGGATCGACCGCCTTGTAGCGTTCGGTCACGTTCGCCATCGGCCAGCAGGTGGTGGTGTTCGGCTCGTTGATGATTTCGATGCCCATCAGCGCCCGACGATGGCCGTACCGCTTGGAGAGGCGTTCGAGCACGGACAGCACGAATTCGACTTCGTCGGGCAGCTGCGCCCACTTGCACACGCCGGAGATGCCGCCGTTGTCGAAGCCGTTTTGGCTCATCGGTGCGGTGTGCAGATCGATAAGGATGGTCAGGCCGTATTTCTCGGCCCAGTTGAAGGCCTTGTCGAGTTCGTCGATGCAGCCGATGAACGGCGCGCGGTCGCCGAAGATGAAGTACGGCACGGGGATGCGCACGGAGTTCAGTCCCCACGATTTGATGGTGGCGAAGTCGCGCTCGTTGATGTATTCGGCGCGGTGGGTCCTGATACGGGCCTCGTAGACGGCCGGATCAAGTTGCGTCGGCAGATAGTATTCGTCATCGGCAGTGGTTCCATCGAATAATGCCGGGTTCATCCACTTTTCCAGAACCAGCCAGTTACCCAGGTTCACGCCCTTGATGTAATTAAGGTCCATATGCACTCCTTCGTACGCTTTCAATCATATTTTTTATTACTTAGTAATTACTAAGTTAGATGATAGTACATTTTTCTCCTCCCCGCAACTCGTCTCGGACATCTCTCCGAACCGCTGTCGCACTATTTCGCATAAAGCACCCTTTGCGAAAATCGTGGGACCGACAATCAAAATCGTGCAGCAATTTCACAGAATCATGCGATTAATCATAAGAAAAAAGCCTCTTTCTTGCGGGAAGAAAGAGGCAACCTGCAGCCGGAGAGACGATTACTGCTTATCGCTGGCGAATCGTTACGTGCAAGGCACTCACCGAGGCAGCGGGCAACGTTACCGTCAGCTCGGCACCGCCGGCAGATTCGTGCACGCTCACGGCACTATCCACGTCCACGGCATGAGTGCGCACCAGATCCGAATGCTCCACTGTGTTGCAATCATGCGGATCTTCGGAAGCAAGCGTTTCCATCGAATCAACCTGAGCGCCGCACGGCAAATGCAGCCGCACTTCGGCACCATCGTTCATATGCGCATTGGTGAGATTAATCAGCAGCTGCGTGCCATCCTCATTACGTGACGCAAACGTATACACGGCAGAATCCTCGGAATCGTTACGCGCCACATCAAGTGCGGTCATGCCACGATGCGCCTTATACATCATGAACACATCGTAGTTAGGCGTAAGGATGGTCCGATCGCCTTCAGTCAAGATCAGTGAGTTAAGCACATTGATGGTCTGCGCGTTACACGCCATGGTCACCTTGTCGCAATTACGCTGCAGCAGATCCAACGTAAGCGCGGTGGTGATGGCGTCACGCATGGTCACCTGCTGCTTGAGCGCAGGGCGTGCGAAGAATGCGGTCTTGTGCCAATTGCCCCATTCGCCGATGATTAGATCGACATGCGCGAGCTTGGAATCCATAGCCACCTCCGGCTCATGAATAAGCGCCAGGCCGTCATTCATCAAACGCCACTGATCACGCAGAATATCTTCAAGTTCGAGGCATCCCTCAATCACCGCATTCCAGCCGTCTTCATCGAACCGGGTGGGAGTGTCGGCATCGTTGTCCACATTCCAATTGTAGAAGTGCAGATCATAGCCGTCGATATTCGGCTGACGATATTCGGCAAGACCACGGAAGAAATCCTGGGTCCACTGCACGCGTTCGCGCGGCTTGTTGCCGTCAGGACCACTCGCAATAGCATACATTGGGGTCGGCGCGAACACATCGGTGGTGAAGCTCGGCATGGCGGATGCGAACCTGCGGTATTCATTGAGGTAGGTCCGCGGAGTCATGGTACCGCCGCCAGCCCACACTTCGTTGCCGATCCCCCAATATTTCACCCCGTAAGGTGCCTTATGGCCGTTAGCCTCACGTTCCTTGGCAAGATCAGTGGGCTGCGCACGATTGCAGTACTCCATCCAATCCTTCATTTCGGCGACTGTGCCGGAAAGCATGTTGATATTGATCCACGGTTCAGCGCCGAGCATTTCACACAAACGCAGGAATTCGTCGGTGCCGAAGCTGTGATCGTCCAGCTCATAGGTGGCGAAATTCTCGTTGAAAGTGGTTTTACGTTCGCTTTGCGGGCCCACACCGTCACGCCAATGGTAGGTATCCGCATAGCATCCGCCCGGCCAGCGAATAACCGGCGGCTGCAATGCACGCAAAGCATCCAATGTGGCCTTGCGGTAGCCACGCTCGTTTTCGATCGGGGAATCCTCTCCCACCCATAGACCTTCATCAATGCATTCGCCAAGGAATTCAATGAATTGGCCATGCAGTTTCGGATCGATACGACCAATCGTACTGTTCGGGTCAATGCAGACAACCATGGTTTGCTCCTTTTGCCGTAGTGCTCACATCTGCAACGTTCGTAATTCGTATGGTTCTTGTAGTTATTGTGCCGCACAATATATGCGAAATGGCCGAAGATTCCAGGAGAGATAATGAAAGAATCTCCGGCCAAGTTATTTCGAAAAGCGCCGACGCTACTTCACCTTTTTAATCATCAGAATGAAGATGCAGGCGAGCGCCACCATAATGATTGCCGTCGGGAACACCAGTCCGTACGAGCCGGTAGCTACCACAATGGCGGAGGTGACAATCGGGCCGACCATCTGACCGAGAGTAGTGGCAATGTTCAAAATGCCCAGATCCTTCCCGGCCTCTTCTTCATTCGGCAGAACGTCAACATTGAGCGCCTGATCGACGGAACCGTACATGCCGTAGCCGAAGCCACCGATGGCGGAGAAGAGAATCATGCCCAACGCGTTGTGCATGAGCCATGGCAGAGCATAACCGATGGCGAGCAGCACGCTTGCGGCCACAACCGGAATCTTACGGCGACCGATTTTGTCGGAAATCGGACCTGCGGAAAGCGCGGAAATCAGGGAGACAACCATCAGCACCAAGCTCATGGTAGAAATGGTGGCCGCGGAATCTTCAACACTTTGACCAATGTAGTCCTGCAGAATATACAGCTGGTAGTTGAGAATCATGTAGTAGCTGAACAGCAGCAGGGAACG is a window of Bifidobacterium catenulatum DSM 16992 = JCM 1194 = LMG 11043 DNA encoding:
- a CDS encoding MFS transporter, with protein sequence MEKPNDIKRDSISVNYFLNTAAYSGLFSLLSVILTGQVSAASSLYVGLALGILSLFSRGSTVFIGSLIERFSTVSLTEAGFGFMVFSLLLLQPAMGGFIGFLFADLALLGLGLSLVNFALRGHIIATVKDKKIQASLFALVTMAANLGSAIGPLGSNYIYKAFGQTLFIAIIVGLYAFSALLAPIALTHHVFIRNEKSGEENTSSIVKTITDSLKSPGTVLAILAVFVGSIMNGQLFAGMALEFHSLSDSPVIRGLFYSIDAISVIALQMPVSKIISRNMTKEHNATSFIVKSLGIYGISFALFACGVSSYWWICIISLVVFSIAECIYAPLINIALVEAQPDKPLVDILNYRLIIAAIGESAGSFLGGWIVPALRPAGLTAWYWCALALVGIMPAVVTNQIRKRGQRIIRH
- a CDS encoding ATP-grasp domain-containing protein, with protein sequence MKVLLLQQPKSFSNYPKWIEEIQERFDCLEVMVFTSNDRAAHHSWPSSVIKEIEVSDYSSDSATAKFFDIVRKFKPDRIVSSSEEDVLRVAEARSLFGIPGLQHELALSCRDKVTMKQSALDAGLKIIPYTTCQGFGDIISAFDRWETVVLKPRWGAGSAGITILHSKDDLPALATKPEFIRNVHSNQYYLEEYCSGSVYHVDVVYINSGSILISPSRYLVPPLDFEKQNTGSVMLDENGADYSELLRLTKQLIASFNDQTIPNVMHIEFYKNETGDFVFGEMAARRGGGLIKQELAAAYDIDQSKANFLLELGLVDADANITRSSQYGILLETAGLNWPKEKEIPDWAVLESVGKKKGIAHNSVDSDRKFLISGKNESEIIQRSNYLINSQYNE
- a CDS encoding TetR/AcrR family transcriptional regulator codes for the protein MAEEETSKRIRKSPQERRAEVLDAAVQLISERGFNGISIQDVADRVGISKQGVLRYVDNKDKMLALVYDEYYGQTGTPEDFFSSGMPGSDPSAPHFPAYLRYLVKHNSRRRMMVQLFTVLSVESLNPDHPLHDEFMGRMEDIWEHYSKYPWVVPPQLGAWAGSMRPVVRKAMEIMDGIQLWWLREPEVDLCEEWSEMENLLFPAPLWDACR
- a CDS encoding glycoside hydrolase family 5 protein, whose product is MVLGIDERIDGVNLGNWLVLEKWMDPKPFTRSAEDDEIWMHRTHVSLWSERNLAEELRRHRETYITLEDFRIIADHGINLVRIPIPYFIFGDWPGHPGCITYLDRAFRWARETGLKIMIDLHTVPGSQNGFDNGGLTGVCKWAQNTDLVEYTLNVLERLARRYRDEPALHGIEVLNEPVSWSVFHSTSNTAKDSHEASGSTYVSLRFLKRFYRDAYARLRAVLRPETVIVFHDGFRLLRWGGWFRRAGMRNVMLDTHQYLIAMEDPLFSGPARRLYLRSRRLPWLYRMLVGASGIAIRSAARRIPVLVGEWCVENQWALHSQNRSAAYRQVSRLQRAAWDVSAGQIYWSYQLARSAKPGSGEGKPPRDPRNGGNLEAWDLTRVWRHGWIRADTSHDDVP
- a CDS encoding glycoside hydrolase family 43 protein, yielding MLHNPIFKGFNPDPAICRKGDDYYVAVSTFEWFPGIPIYHSKDMKHWELLTHVLTDDTKPNLTKLPSAKGIWAPCLTYCEEEDMFYVIYGVMNSMNARYFDVNNYLIKSKSIEGPWSEPVYLTSSGFDASILHDDNGKKYIVSLEWETREGYEKPGVICCVEYDPETKHVVGYPKRIWRGATDRGCIEAPHLTKRDGWYYIMCAEGGTGYNHAVTMGRSRNVWGPYEPDPNGPLVTSQPKESNERADDDHLKPRYFNPDSVLQKSGHGSYVDLPNGETYLVHLTSRPFVPELRCTLGRETAIQKMTWTNDGWLRMADGSNLAKLEVEEPDLPDAPMPEIPGHDDFDGGAIGNWYYSPRQMPTTFANVTERPGWLRIRGEESLASLNRTSLIARKLTSVYATVTTKMEFEPEVYQHSAGLTIYYDNMNNIFLRKYYSQTLGGSAISIVRLENGEKTEMLDTRVAVEDKPIYFRLNIEGRRTWFEWGYDGENWTKIGPDFDTTTFSDEYCKYGEFTGTMVGIAVTDAALHEKTADFDFFDYEADETKPVD
- a CDS encoding glycoside hydrolase family 5 protein; the protein is MDLNYIKGVNLGNWLVLEKWMNPALFDGTTADDEYYLPTQLDPAVYEARIRTHRAEYINERDFATIKSWGLNSVRIPVPYFIFGDRAPFIGCIDELDKAFNWAEKYGLTILIDLHTAPMSQNGFDNGGISGVCKWAQLPDEVEFVLSVLERLSKRYGHRRALMGIEIINEPNTTTCWPMANVTERYKAVDPELAEGTGPIAFDWLKNFYITAYHRLRDADKGALPTDKVVVFHDGFDIEQWKDFMRGPDGKLAPEFKNVVLDTHQYLMTAETMGCPQTAEGYDDFVRNTYAPMIAEMSEYFPVIVGEWCLFNSVGCGVDTHGGQSVLNGEEGAQVETLTAEQKRSLYRGLAESQLAAWSKGSGFYYWNYKLLTDTVNTPGWIGWDAWDLGRCIAQNWFPVQK
- a CDS encoding alpha-N-arabinofuranosidase — its product is MVVCIDPNSTIGRIDPKLHGQFIEFLGECIDEGLWVGEDSPIENERGYRKATLDALRALQPPVIRWPGGCYADTYHWRDGVGPQSERKTTFNENFATYELDDHSFGTDEFLRLCEMLGAEPWININMLSGTVAEMKDWMEYCNRAQPTDLAKEREANGHKAPYGVKYWGIGNEVWAGGGTMTPRTYLNEYRRFASAMPSFTTDVFAPTPMYAIASGPDGNKPRERVQWTQDFFRGLAEYRQPNIDGYDLHFYNWNVDNDADTPTRFDEDGWNAVIEGCLELEDILRDQWRLMNDGLALIHEPEVAMDSKLAHVDLIIGEWGNWHKTAFFARPALKQQVTMRDAITTALTLDLLQRNCDKVTMACNAQTINVLNSLILTEGDRTILTPNYDVFMMYKAHRGMTALDVARNDSEDSAVYTFASRNEDGTQLLINLTNAHMNDGAEVRLHLPCGAQVDSMETLASEDPHDCNTVEHSDLVRTHAVDVDSAVSVHESAGGAELTVTLPAASVSALHVTIRQR